One part of the Helicobacter cetorum MIT 99-5656 genome encodes these proteins:
- the fusA gene encoding elongation factor G, giving the protein MARKTPLNRIRNIGIAAHIDAGKTTTSERILFYTGVSHKIGEVHDGAATMDWMEQEKERGITITSAATTCFWKDYQINLIDTPGHVDFTIEVERSMRVLDGAVSVFCSVGGVQPQSETVWRQANKYGVPRIVFVNKMDRIGANFYNVENQIKQRLKANPVPINIPIGAEDTFKGVIDLVQMKAIVWNNEAMGAKYDIEEIPSDLLEKAKEYREKLVEAVAEQDETLMEKYLGGEELSIEEIKKGIKVGCLSMNLIPMLCGSSFKNKGVQTLLDAVVDYLPAPTEVADIKGIDPKNEEEVFVKSSDDGEFAGLAFKIMTDPFVGQLTFVRVYRGKLESGSYVYNSTKDKKERVGRLLKMHSNKREDIKEVYAGEICAFVGLKDTLTGDTLCDEKNAVVLERMEFPEPVIHIAVEPKTKADQEKMGVALGKLAEEDPSFRVMTQEETGQTLIGGMGELHLEIIVDRLKREFKVEAEIGQPQVAFRETIRSSVSKEHKYAKQSGGRGQYGHVFIKLEPKEPGSGYEFVNEISGGVIPKEYIPAVDKGIQEAMQNGVLAGYPVVDFKVTLYDGSYHDVDSSEMAFKIAGSMAFKEASRAANPVLLEPMMKVEVEVPEEYMGDVIGDLNRRRGQINSMDDRLGLKIINAFVPLVEMFGYSTDLRSATQGRGTYSMEFDHYGEVPSNIAKEIVEKRKG; this is encoded by the coding sequence GGTGTGAGCCATAAGATTGGTGAGGTGCATGATGGTGCTGCGACAATGGATTGGATGGAGCAAGAGAAAGAAAGAGGGATTACTATCACTTCTGCGGCAACAACTTGCTTTTGGAAAGATTATCAAATCAACTTGATTGACACTCCGGGACACGTGGATTTTACCATTGAAGTGGAACGCTCTATGCGTGTTTTAGATGGTGCAGTTTCGGTGTTTTGTTCTGTTGGGGGTGTGCAACCTCAAAGTGAGACCGTATGGCGTCAAGCAAATAAATATGGCGTGCCTAGAATTGTCTTTGTAAATAAAATGGATAGGATTGGGGCGAATTTCTATAATGTAGAAAATCAAATTAAACAACGCTTAAAGGCTAATCCTGTACCTATTAATATTCCTATTGGGGCTGAAGATACTTTTAAAGGTGTTATTGACTTAGTGCAAATGAAAGCCATTGTTTGGAATAATGAAGCAATGGGGGCGAAGTACGATATAGAAGAAATTCCTAGCGATTTGTTAGAGAAAGCTAAGGAATATAGAGAAAAGCTTGTGGAAGCCGTAGCTGAGCAAGATGAAACCTTAATGGAAAAATACTTAGGTGGCGAAGAATTAAGTATTGAGGAAATTAAAAAGGGTATCAAAGTGGGTTGTTTGAGCATGAATCTTATTCCTATGCTTTGTGGTTCTTCTTTTAAAAATAAAGGTGTGCAAACTTTACTGGATGCAGTAGTTGATTATTTGCCGGCTCCTACAGAAGTTGCTGACATTAAAGGAATTGACCCTAAGAATGAAGAAGAGGTCTTTGTTAAGTCTAGTGATGACGGCGAATTTGCCGGCTTGGCGTTTAAAATCATGACCGACCCTTTTGTGGGACAACTCACTTTTGTGCGTGTGTATCGTGGTAAGCTAGAGTCTGGTAGTTATGTGTATAACTCTACAAAAGACAAAAAAGAGCGTGTGGGAAGACTTCTCAAAATGCACTCTAATAAGAGAGAAGATATTAAAGAAGTTTATGCAGGCGAGATTTGTGCGTTCGTAGGATTGAAAGATACGCTAACAGGCGATACTCTTTGTGATGAAAAGAATGCAGTGGTTTTAGAGAGAATGGAGTTTCCTGAACCTGTAATCCACATCGCTGTGGAGCCTAAGACTAAGGCTGACCAAGAAAAAATGGGCGTAGCTTTAGGAAAGCTTGCTGAAGAAGACCCAAGCTTTAGAGTGATGACCCAAGAAGAAACCGGACAAACTCTCATTGGGGGTATGGGTGAGTTACACCTTGAAATCATCGTAGACAGATTAAAAAGAGAATTTAAAGTAGAGGCTGAAATCGGTCAACCCCAAGTTGCCTTTAGAGAGACTATCCGCTCAAGCGTAAGCAAAGAGCATAAATATGCTAAGCAAAGTGGCGGTCGTGGGCAATATGGGCATGTATTCATTAAGCTTGAGCCTAAAGAGCCGGGCAGTGGGTATGAATTTGTGAATGAGATTTCTGGCGGTGTGATTCCTAAAGAATATATTCCAGCTGTTGATAAGGGTATCCAAGAGGCTATGCAAAATGGTGTTTTAGCGGGTTATCCGGTAGTGGATTTTAAAGTTACTCTTTATGATGGAAGCTACCATGATGTGGACTCTTCAGAAATGGCGTTTAAAATCGCTGGTTCTATGGCGTTTAAAGAGGCAAGTCGTGCGGCTAATCCGGTTTTACTAGAACCTATGATGAAGGTGGAAGTAGAGGTTCCTGAAGAGTATATGGGTGATGTGATTGGCGACTTGAATAGAAGAAGAGGTCAAATCAATTCTATGGACGATAGATTGGGCTTGAAAATTATCAATGCGTTTGTGCCATTGGTTGAGATGTTTGGCTATTCTACTGATTTGCGTTCAGCTACTCAAGGGCGTGGGACTTACTCTATGGAATTTGACCATTACGGCGAAGTGCCTAGCAATATCGCTAAAGAAATTGTGGAAAAGCGTAAGGGTTAA